A part of Acidimicrobiales bacterium genomic DNA contains:
- a CDS encoding ABC transporter permease — translation MADGHLRVSTAPGEMVAADAGTESVLAIEAIPGATGAAPSRRTGLGALFWVCAGWVALMALLAILAGVLPLKAPNFQDYSAVNVGPSVHHLLGTDDLGRDLLARIIYGSRVSLVIGFAPVAIGLAVGGSLGLLAGYRGGVADSLLNALSFVILAFPALLAIMVIERFWQPISLLKLIVLFAIVAAPQLFRVMRATTLSYAGREFVVAARATGATTRRILLRELLPNTLPAAASFALIGVAIAIVLEGALAFLGLSVSLPTSSLGNIINAGVNNDNLTLNPYIALWPSLYIFLLLTALNLMADRLRSYFDIREVKL, via the coding sequence GTGGCTGACGGACACCTGCGCGTGTCCACGGCCCCCGGTGAGATGGTGGCCGCCGACGCCGGGACCGAGAGCGTCCTCGCCATCGAGGCGATCCCCGGGGCGACCGGCGCGGCCCCGTCCAGGCGCACGGGGTTGGGCGCGCTGTTCTGGGTGTGCGCAGGCTGGGTGGCGCTCATGGCCCTGCTGGCCATCCTCGCCGGCGTGCTCCCGCTCAAGGCGCCGAACTTCCAGGACTACTCGGCGGTCAACGTGGGGCCGAGCGTCCACCACCTGCTGGGCACCGACGACCTCGGGCGGGACCTGCTGGCCCGCATCATCTACGGGTCGCGCGTGTCGCTCGTCATCGGGTTCGCCCCCGTGGCCATCGGCCTCGCCGTGGGCGGGTCGCTGGGCCTGCTCGCCGGCTACCGCGGCGGGGTCGCCGACAGCCTGCTCAACGCCCTGTCGTTCGTGATCCTGGCGTTCCCGGCCCTGCTGGCCATCATGGTGATCGAGCGCTTCTGGCAGCCCATCTCGCTGTTGAAGCTGATCGTGCTCTTCGCCATCGTGGCCGCCCCCCAGCTGTTCCGCGTCATGCGGGCCACCACCCTGTCCTACGCGGGCCGCGAGTTCGTGGTGGCGGCGCGCGCCACCGGCGCCACCACGCGGCGCATCCTGCTGCGCGAGCTGCTGCCCAACACGCTGCCGGCGGCGGCCTCGTTCGCGCTCATCGGCGTGGCCATCGCCATCGTGCTCGAAGGGGCCCTCGCCTTCCTGGGACTGTCGGTGTCGCTCCCGACGTCCTCGCTCGGCAACATCATCAACGCCGGGGTGAACAACGACAACCTGACGCTCAACCCGTACATCGCGCTGTGGCCGTCGCTCTACATCTTCCTGCTGCTGACCGCCCTGAACCTCATGGCCGACCGGCTGCGCTCGTACTTCGACATCCGCGAGGTGAAGCTGTGA